The Petropleomorpha daqingensis genome includes a window with the following:
- a CDS encoding glycosyltransferase family 39 protein has product MTATLGSAEAPPGLPPATAAPMAPARSSRGKRLLRGRDDDPRWVRPSLLGLLAATGLLYLWDLGASGWANAFYSAAVQAGSSNAEAFFYGSSDAGNSITVDKPPAALWIMDLSVRLFGLSSWSILVPEALMGVAAVGVLYLAVRRVVGPLPALLAGAVLALTPVAALMFRFNNPDALLTLLMTLAAYALTRAVEKAGLRWLIGVGVLIGLAFLTKTLQAMLVVPGFALVYLVAAPTTLGRRIGHLLAAGAALVATGGWWVAIVELVPASARPYIGGSQTNSVWELIWGYNGLGRLTGDERGSVGGGFGGGGWGETGLTRLFDTEIGGQISWLLPAALVLLAGGLVAVGRAPRTDRRRAALLTWGGWLVVTALTFSLMAGIFHAYYTVALAPAIAAVVGIGGALLWQRRAEVWARIVLAVALAATAVWAFVLLSRSAEFLPWLKDVVLVAGVLAALGLLVVDRVGRAVAAAVVAVGVLAGVAGPAAYAVQTASTAHTGSIPSAGPTVSRGFGGLGAGGFRSLAGLGPARGGIRPMMPGAAPNAGGAPTTGTVPGRAGGFGGVGGLLDAGSVGDELASTLSENASSYTWVAATVGANNAAGYQLATQLPVMPIGGFNGTDPSPTLAQFERLVSEGQIHWFIGGGLGFGGVGGTSVSSQITTWVEKNFVSTTVDGVTVYDLTQPS; this is encoded by the coding sequence ATGACCGCCACCCTCGGCTCCGCGGAGGCGCCGCCCGGACTCCCGCCGGCGACGGCCGCGCCCATGGCCCCGGCGCGGTCGTCGCGAGGGAAGCGGTTGCTCCGGGGCCGGGACGACGACCCGCGCTGGGTGCGCCCGTCGCTGCTCGGCCTGCTGGCCGCCACCGGGCTGCTCTACCTCTGGGACCTCGGGGCCTCCGGCTGGGCCAACGCCTTCTACTCGGCCGCGGTCCAGGCCGGCTCGTCGAACGCGGAGGCGTTCTTCTACGGCTCCTCCGACGCCGGCAACTCGATCACCGTCGACAAGCCGCCCGCCGCGCTCTGGATCATGGACCTGTCGGTGCGGCTGTTCGGGCTGTCCTCGTGGTCGATCCTGGTTCCCGAGGCGCTGATGGGCGTGGCCGCGGTCGGCGTGCTCTACCTCGCCGTCCGGCGGGTGGTCGGGCCGCTGCCCGCCCTGCTGGCCGGTGCGGTGCTGGCGCTGACCCCGGTCGCGGCCCTGATGTTCCGGTTCAACAACCCCGACGCGCTGCTCACCCTGCTGATGACGCTGGCGGCCTACGCGCTGACCCGCGCGGTGGAGAAGGCCGGCCTGCGCTGGCTGATCGGCGTCGGCGTCCTCATCGGGCTCGCCTTCCTGACCAAGACGCTGCAGGCGATGCTCGTCGTCCCCGGGTTCGCGCTGGTGTACCTGGTCGCCGCGCCGACCACGCTCGGCCGGCGGATCGGGCACCTGCTCGCCGCGGGCGCCGCGCTGGTGGCAACCGGCGGCTGGTGGGTCGCGATCGTCGAACTGGTGCCGGCCTCGGCCCGCCCGTACATCGGCGGCTCGCAGACCAACTCCGTGTGGGAGCTGATCTGGGGCTACAACGGCCTCGGCCGGCTCACCGGTGACGAGAGGGGCAGCGTCGGCGGCGGCTTCGGCGGGGGCGGCTGGGGCGAGACCGGCCTGACCCGGCTGTTCGACACCGAGATCGGCGGCCAGATCTCCTGGCTGCTGCCGGCCGCGCTGGTCCTGCTCGCCGGCGGGCTGGTCGCCGTCGGCCGCGCGCCGCGGACCGACCGGCGCCGGGCGGCCCTGCTCACGTGGGGCGGCTGGCTGGTCGTCACCGCGCTGACCTTCAGCCTGATGGCCGGCATCTTCCACGCGTACTACACGGTGGCCCTGGCCCCGGCGATCGCCGCCGTGGTCGGCATCGGCGGCGCGCTGCTGTGGCAGCGGCGTGCGGAGGTCTGGGCGCGGATCGTGCTCGCCGTCGCTCTGGCCGCCACCGCGGTGTGGGCGTTCGTGCTGCTCAGCCGGTCCGCGGAGTTCCTGCCCTGGCTCAAGGACGTCGTCCTCGTGGCGGGCGTGCTCGCGGCGCTGGGGCTCCTGGTGGTGGACCGGGTCGGGCGCGCGGTCGCCGCGGCCGTCGTCGCGGTCGGGGTGCTCGCCGGAGTGGCCGGCCCGGCCGCGTACGCGGTGCAGACGGCGTCCACCGCGCACACCGGGTCGATCCCGAGCGCCGGCCCGACGGTGAGCCGCGGCTTCGGCGGCCTCGGGGCCGGCGGGTTCCGCAGCCTGGCCGGCCTCGGGCCGGCGCGGGGCGGCATCCGGCCGATGATGCCGGGCGCGGCGCCGAACGCCGGCGGTGCGCCGACGACGGGGACCGTGCCCGGCCGGGCCGGCGGGTTCGGTGGCGTGGGCGGGTTGCTCGACGCCGGCTCGGTCGGCGACGAGCTGGCGTCGACGCTGTCGGAGAACGCGTCGTCCTACACCTGGGTGGCGGCCACGGTCGGGGCGAACAACGCCGCCGGCTACCAGCTGGCCACGCAGCTGCCGGTCATGCCGATCGGCGGGTTCAACGGCACCGACCCCTCGCCGACGCTCGCGCAGTTCGAGCGGCTGGTGTCCGAGGGGCAGATCCACTGGTTCATCGGCGGTGGCCTCG